CATCTCTTGCGCCGTGCGGCGGCCCGATTGGCGCAAACCATCGATCAGGCTCCAGAGCGGCGTTTGACATTCTGAGAGGTTACACACCTCAGCTGCCCAGTAATTTTGCTCCGTGTTGATATCTAGGTGAAAATCATCGGTCCATCCCATCGAACTCGCTAGACCGTCATTCCATATCCCTTGCAAAGCCAAGGGGAGAGGAGAATTTGTACGTGAGCCCGCAATCGTGAGATAGCGGCCATATTGAAAGAAAAGAGCCAGAAGCTCCGGATCCGCAGTCCCTCCTTCGAGGTTTTTCCGGCGTACATCCGTCGACTGGGTTCTCACCTCATGGCTACTTGTTCCGAGGTCCAACGAGACTCGTCGAAACAGCCTTTGATGGTCCGCGATGTGGTCCCTTTTCAGTTCTAAATAACTTTTTTTTGCGACCAGTTCTAGAGTCCGCTTCGATTCCACCTCGGGATCTTCTCCCATAAAACTGGTCGCAACTGCAACCAGAATTGTGACGGCATTGGCATCCGTAATCTTAAGGCCTTGATCGAGCGCAGTAGAGTCTCCCCCGTCAAGGAGGACCTTGAGCCGAATTTGAAAGGTCACCCCGTCGTGGCCGCTACTATGCAGTCGCTCATAGGCGTGGCCACGCATAAGAAGAAGGTCCTTTCCTTCGGAAAGAACCTCAATAGGCAAATTAGATTTTCCGAACCCGAGATCAAAAGAGATCTTGCCGGATCGATTGGCTGTCAATCGAATCGCGATCACAGAGTCCGGATGCGATGCAAGAACCTCGCGTTGAAACTGCACGCCCGCTTGCTGAAATTCTACGCGTGCCACCGCTTCATCTAGATTGAGAGAACGCCTGTAACCCTTATGGCCCTTCTTACCTTGGAAGTTCAGATGCAATTCAGGAAGTGGCAAATTCGTACCGAAGGAAGAAGCCTTGACCAGCAGATATTTCTGACATAGCTCTCTAGCTTCAACATATTTGCCGTCAAATAGCAGTTGTCGAACCCGCGGGATATGTTCACGTGCTTCTGGATTCATGTCGGTCGAGCTAAAAGAACCTGACCATGCAGTCGATTCTGAGAGCGCAAGGCGCTCTTGATCCACTCCTCCAAAGATCATTCCTCCGAGTCGCCCATTCCCGACAGGAAGTGCTTCAAGCCAACGACTCGCTGGCAATGTATACCACAGCTCATGGGTCACACTCGTGTCTTTAGGCGACAACTTCATCATTCCCGACGGAAGAACCGTCATAGCGATTCCGGCTTGTAAAAATTCGCGCCTTGTTGTCGACAATGAATGCTTCCCTTTCATCCCTCACCACTAGGATCGGATTATGATTCTCGCCGGGTCTCTGAAGGGCCGTGGTCGTTATCTCTTCATTTTTACTGCCGATCGAGAATAAACATGGCCGCCTTAAAGTCACCTCTCAAGTCGACATCAGCACCGTGATGCATCCAATAAGCTCCTGTCGCTTGTTGAGGTGTATCTTCATGCATCTTCCCGTCGACGATATTTAGCTTGTAGGTTGCATCCTCATCAAGACCGCGCAGATAAATACGCGGAAAAGGATACAGTTGAGAACTCGAATGAAGAAATGCAAAGGTTACGACCTGTTTACCGTCGCGCGAGACACTCTCGGTCACTGATTGCTCGCCCTCGCGAGGAGACATCAAGCGGTAGAGATCGCCTCGCTGCACAGTCTCTCGAATACTCTTGTAGGTAGCAATCATCTTCTTCGCGATGGCAAAATCTTCTGCAGTCCATTTGTTCAGATCTGCACCGATGCCAAGTGAGCCCTGCATTGCCGAGAGAAAACGATAATCCAGAGAAAGCGTACGGTGGTTAACCCATGTTGGCGATTCGGTTACCCAGGCCATCATAACGGCTGGAGTATAGGCATACGTGAAACCTTCCTGAAGGAAAAGCCGATCGTAGGCATCTGTGTTATCCGACGGCCAAACCTCGTCTGTGAGATGTAAAACGCCGAGGTCCACGCGGCTGCCACCGCCGGAGC
This portion of the Edaphobacter sp. 4G125 genome encodes:
- a CDS encoding glycoside hydrolase family 95 protein, with amino-acid sequence MTVLPSGMMKLSPKDTSVTHELWYTLPASRWLEALPVGNGRLGGMIFGGVDQERLALSESTAWSGSFSSTDMNPEAREHIPRVRQLLFDGKYVEARELCQKYLLVKASSFGTNLPLPELHLNFQGKKGHKGYRRSLNLDEAVARVEFQQAGVQFQREVLASHPDSVIAIRLTANRSGKISFDLGFGKSNLPIEVLSEGKDLLLMRGHAYERLHSSGHDGVTFQIRLKVLLDGGDSTALDQGLKITDANAVTILVAVATSFMGEDPEVESKRTLELVAKKSYLELKRDHIADHQRLFRRVSLDLGTSSHEVRTQSTDVRRKNLEGGTADPELLALFFQYGRYLTIAGSRTNSPLPLALQGIWNDGLASSMGWTDDFHLDINTEQNYWAAEVCNLSECQTPLWSLIDGLRQSGRRTAQEMYGAPGWVCHTVTNAWQYTAPGAGLGWGLFVTGGVWIALQMWEHYAFTRDIEFLRTRAYPVFREAAQFFLAYMVPEPRHGWLVTGPSDSPENWYLTPDGQRCAESMGNTCDRVLVYALFSKCIESSLVLDIDKEFRSELEAARSKLPPFQIGRHGQVQEWLEDFEDAEPNHRHTSHLIALYPEDQISPRTTPALARAAEVTIQRRMNAPNWEQSEWGRANLVLYHARLLKGDLACKYLVGLLAKATDDNLLTFSSGGVAGAEQNIFAVDGNTAGTAGIAEMLLQSQAGELHLLPALPAAWPAGRIHGLCARGGYRVDMEWRNGTLLSAAIYSQRSGKIPVRYGNRVLDLAVTAGQGTRLTSKSFS